The Calothrix sp. PCC 7507 DNA segment TACTTCCAGACCCTTATTCATCAAAGTAGCTGAGTCTACAGTGATTTTACGTCCCATTGACCAGTTAGGATGCTTGAGAGCATCAGCGACAGTCACTTCTGCTAACTTGGCTACATCCCAATCCCGGAAAGCGCCCCCAGAGGCAGTGAGCAAAATCTTTCGCAGTCCGCCTTTAGGCACACCTTGGAGACATTGGAATATTGCGGAATGTTCTGAGTCCGCTGGTAGTATTTTTACCCCATATTTTTCAATCAGGGGTAGAACCACAGGGCCACCAGCAATTAAGGTTTCCTTATTTGCCAAGGCAATATCTTTACCAGCTTCAATGGCGGCGATGGTGGGTAATAGCCCAGCACAACCAACAATACCAGTGACAACTGTTTGAGCATCACCGTAGCGAGCAACTTCTATGACTCCACCTTCGCCAGCTAGTAAAATAGGTTGAGGATCAAGGTCTTTGATAGCGGCTTGCAGTGCTGGTAGTTTTTCTTCTGACCAAATCGCTGCTATACTCGGCCGGAACTGCCGAATCTGAGCAGCCAATAGTTCCACATTACTTCCAGCTGCCAATCCCACAATCCGAAATTGCTCCGGGTACTGAGCGACAATATCTAAAGTCTGAGTACCGATAGAGCCAGTAGAACCAACAAGAGTAATCGCTTTCACAATTGTTTAAGGATTTACAGACAACTCTCACTATAAATTGCTGAGGACTCCTTAATTAACTTGAATTTAATTTGTGAGTGGGCATTGGGCATGGGTAAATTGTCACGTTTTGAGTTTAAAAGTGGAAGTTTCGAGTTCTGAGAGGATGTTTGTAAAGTCCCAGACAGGTATAAATTGTCATTCTGAAGGAACTGAAGAATCCCAATTTTTCGTTGAGGCTAAGATGCTTCTCTTCGAGAGGCTACGCCAACACTCCGCAAAGCTACTTACCCTGTGGGTTCCGC contains these protein-coding regions:
- the dxr gene encoding 1-deoxy-D-xylulose-5-phosphate reductoisomerase translates to MKAITLVGSTGSIGTQTLDIVAQYPEQFRIVGLAAGSNVELLAAQIRQFRPSIAAIWSEEKLPALQAAIKDLDPQPILLAGEGGVIEVARYGDAQTVVTGIVGCAGLLPTIAAIEAGKDIALANKETLIAGGPVVLPLIEKYGVKILPADSEHSAIFQCLQGVPKGGLRKILLTASGGAFRDWDVAKLAEVTVADALKHPNWSMGRKITVDSATLMNKGLEVIEAHFLFGLDYDKIEIVIHPQSIIHSLIELQDTSVLAQLGWPDMRLPLLYALSWPDRIYTDWERLDLVKAGNLTFREPDHQKYPCMQLAYAVGRAGGSMPAVLNAANEQAVALFLAEKIRFLDIPRCIEWVCDRHQNHNLANPALDDILTADKWARQEVLIATESLEHAPQIISLR